Within the Lentimicrobiaceae bacterium genome, the region ATGTAAATACAATCCCAACAGCATTAGCAATATTCCATTCTGGATTTAATATTATAAATACTATTTTACTTATTGGATTTATTCCTTATATTATACGCCTTACTGAGAAAATTATTCCTGTACATGACGAAGAAAAAGAATCTTCAAGATTGCAATATATTGAAACGATGTTTCTTAATACCCCTGAATTATCTTTATTGCAAACCCAAAAAGCCATTACTGTTTTCGCAGGCGAAATTAGGCAGATGTTTGCCCTTATTCCTCAGCTATTAATTGAAAAAAGAAATAAAAAATATAGTAAATTACTTTTAAAAATAGAAAAATATGAAAATACTTCTGATACTATTGAGATAGAAATTGCAGAATATCTTATACGAATTTCTGCCGGCGATATCAGCCAACCATCGTCGCATCAGGTGCGAAATATGCTGAAAGTCATCAATGATTTGGAAAACATGAGTGATATTTGCTGGCAAATGGCAAGAACCATTGACAATAAAAACCGGCAGAATATTTGGTTTACACAGGAAATGCGTGATAACCTGACACTGCTTTTTACATTAGTAGATGAAGCGCTTGCCCTTATGATAACTTACCTTGATGGAGAATACTTTAAAAAAGATTTCATTACAGCACGAAATATAGAAAAACAAATTAACGAGTTAAGAACCACGCTTCTTGCAGATAATATTGTAAATATAAATAAAAGAAAATATTCTTACAGGAATGGAAATTGTTATAGCGAACTTATTTCTCAAAGTGAGAAACTTGCTGATTATATTATTAGTGTTCAGGAGGCAATTAGCGGGAGTAAAACAGGAACCGCTTAACAATTAATTAATAGTTAAGTAAATTTGATTTAACAGGCTGCCACGTAGGAGGTGTTAAATTTGTACCATTAAAATTAACACCATGAAAAAGATTGTTTTGTTTGCTATGCTTGCAGCCATTTGTGTTTTTTATAGCCCTTTGTTTGCTGCAAATGAAAATGCACCTGCACAGGTTACTCTTAATGGGAAAGTTGTGGATATAACTTCTGGAGAAGCACTTGCTGGTGTTGCCATCACAATAGAAGGTACCCAGCTAACAATTTATACCGATTTGGATGGAAACTTTACTCTAACAGGTATAAAGCCCGGAAACTATAATCTTGTTTGTTCATACCTCTCGTATAAGAAAAGTCTTATTGAAAACCTTGATATAACAAAAGCCAGCCGGGAATTGTTTACAATTGCACTTCAGCCGGCCAAATAGTTTCATTTTTTAAATAAAAAAATCGGAGGCTTGATCAACCTCCGGTTTTTAGTTTGTACTAAATCATTTACGATATATTTTAGTATATATTTGTCGTATTACGATACCCCTGGTTGTTAAGATACCAATCTGGGTATAACGTTCCGCCGGATTGTGCCCATTCGGCAAAATGGAGGTACGTTTGCAGTATATCAACCATTTCTACCGGATATGCAAAATCAACCGGAATTTCGATAGCCCATGGTAAACCGGTAGCCGTGCAGTAATATTTATTCTGTGAAGGTACAGAAGCATCATCAAAAGTGCCAAAATAACTTGAAGTAACAAATTCAGTTGGCTTTTGATCCTTCAGGTGTACTTCTTTCCCTCTTTCCTGGTTAATGAAAATAAATGGATTAAAAGGTGCTGAACCGATGGAAGCCTGAGGGCTGGAAAAGTTTATGGTTATTGTTTGTATTTCTGTTACCACGGTTGCTCCACCCCGGATGGTATTTAACATGCCACCTCCAAGAATGGTATTTACAGCATCAAAAGGAATTATTACAGTCTCATTGGCATGTCCGGACTCATATCCCTTAGCATCCAGTGTTATAGCAGTACCTGCCTTAATACAGCCGGTTACACTTTGAATATTTGCAGGCACTGTATTGAGAACAATGCCGAAACCATTGTTAAGTGTTGCACCATCGGCACGAATTTTATATTTGGCAACGATATCTACATATTCATTCTGCGCATTTTTAACCATTTTATACTGTATTGCAATTACAAGGTCATTAAAGTCGTAGTCCCCGGTACCTGTCCAAAGGTCTTCAAATGCAACACTTGCAAAATCCGTAGCATTAGGATAATAAGAATTAAATGCTCTGTCCGGGTCATTGGGATATTCGTCTTGGTTATCTGAAATTCCGTCTCCATCGCTGTCATTAGTAGGAGGGCTACCTGATCCTGAAGGATTACAAGAAGTTACAGGAACATAACATTGGCAAAAAGTAACTGAGGTTGCAATGGTTCCGGTATTGCTTTCTATTCCGTTGGCATCGCAAAGGTCAGTGTAATAACGAACTACACCACTTCCATTTATCCTTGTGGTACCAGAAATATTTATTCTGCCACAGCCTGTGGATGGGCCATTTATAGTAGCATTAACCATTAAATTGGCTGTATTTATCTGCGAGCCATTACCAAGGTTTGTCTGGCTTGTACCATTTAATGTGGTTGTTCCTGTAACAACTACGTAACCATTATTTGTAAAAATATTGTTCTGATTATAATTACCGGAAACTTCCAGATGGCATTCATTGGTAAATACGCCTTGTCCATTGTTATTCAGATGTGCCGATATTCGCATTAAACTCTGATTGGTAATAGTACCATTGTTATTCACGTCGGCACTTACATTCATGATTCCGGCATTCAATACCGTGGCATCGTTGTTATTTACGTTGATACCTATGATATTTGCAGTTCCATAGTTTTCAAAAATACTTCCTGTGCCTGCATTTACTTGCCCTGATATTTGCAATATTCCGTAATTGTAGAAATAAATCTTGTTTAAGTTCAGGCTGGAGCTCATAGTATAAACACCATTTCCACTTACATAAATGGTTGCGGTAAAATTGCCGTTAATATTGATATTTTGAACAGTAGCAGTTCCGCAAACTACAAGGGTGGCAGCCCCTTTGAATGTTATATTTCCTGTGAGGTTGCCGGTAAGGCATACATGCTCACCCTCTTCAATGGTAATCGAATTTACCGAAGTGCTTATGGTTCTTGTACAACCATTGGAACAACCCGGGTCGCCTCCTACAGTTTTGTACCCTTTGTAGGTGTCTGCCAAAGCTGTAAACGTATAGTTTAGTTCTTTTCCCTTTATGGGAACCGCAACAAATTCGTTGATACCATCCTGAGAAGCATTTTGAATGTATAATTCAGTAAGATAGGATGGAATTCGGATTTTTGTTACATATTTAAACTGCGCATTGGTTATCCCGGTTTCTATCAGTTTACCCATTAAACCCGGGTTATCCTGGTATATTTTAATGATGTGAGCCTTTTCCCCGGTGGAAGTATTATTTACGTTGATAGTAACGGCTACTTCTTTAAAACTTTGAAAGTCAAAATTCTGACTAATATTCAAATCTTTAAATTGTGATGGCGTATCTCCGGATGTGGAATCATTTTTGGAACAGGAAAATAACAAGATTGTTCCGGATACAATTAAAAGCGACAAAGTGAGTAATTTATTTTTACTCTTGTAGAAGAAAGATTTCATATTTTTTTAGATAAAATTTATTTACAAATTAAAATAGCGCTTAGTAAAAGAAAAATCTGTGCCAAAGTATCATTTTATTAAACAAGCAGGGGAAAAAATAGTTCAAGCCAATGCATCATAAAGAATTTCAATAGGATGAAAAGCCGTTCTTCCTGTTCCGTCTTTGATTTGCTGGCGGCAACTTGTCCCAGGAGCGGAAATGATTGTTTCCTTCCCGGACTGACGGATGGATGGGAACAGCGTCAATTCGCCTACTTTCATCGAAAACTCGTAATGTTCCTTTTCATAGCCAAAAGAGCCAGCCATTCCACAACAACCTGATTTAATTTCTTCCACATGGTAATTCTCAGGAAGAGAAAGCATTTTTTTCGTCAGAAGCACAGACGCAAGCGATTTCTGATGGCAATGTCCGTGTAATTTGATATTTAGCACATTCTTCGTAAAAACGTCAGAAGTTATATTTCCCTTTTCTGCTTCGCGAATGAAAAATTCATCATAAAGAAGGCAGTTAGTAGCCAATTTGTGGGCATCTTCCTTCATATCTTTACGCACCAGGTCGGGATATTCGTCGCGAAAAGATAAAATCGCCGAAGGCTCTATCCCGATTAATGGTGTTTTTTCATTGATAATATCTTTTAGTTTTAACA harbors:
- a CDS encoding carboxypeptidase-like regulatory domain-containing protein → MKKIVLFAMLAAICVFYSPLFAANENAPAQVTLNGKVVDITSGEALAGVAITIEGTQLTIYTDLDGNFTLTGIKPGNYNLVCSYLSYKKSLIENLDITKASRELFTIALQPAK
- a CDS encoding LruC domain-containing protein, with product MKSFFYKSKNKLLTLSLLIVSGTILLFSCSKNDSTSGDTPSQFKDLNISQNFDFQSFKEVAVTINVNNTSTGEKAHIIKIYQDNPGLMGKLIETGITNAQFKYVTKIRIPSYLTELYIQNASQDGINEFVAVPIKGKELNYTFTALADTYKGYKTVGGDPGCSNGCTRTISTSVNSITIEEGEHVCLTGNLTGNITFKGAATLVVCGTATVQNININGNFTATIYVSGNGVYTMSSSLNLNKIYFYNYGILQISGQVNAGTGSIFENYGTANIIGINVNNNDATVLNAGIMNVSADVNNNGTITNQSLMRISAHLNNNGQGVFTNECHLEVSGNYNQNNIFTNNGYVVVTGTTTLNGTSQTNLGNGSQINTANLMVNATINGPSTGCGRINISGTTRINGSGVVRYYTDLCDANGIESNTGTIATSVTFCQCYVPVTSCNPSGSGSPPTNDSDGDGISDNQDEYPNDPDRAFNSYYPNATDFASVAFEDLWTGTGDYDFNDLVIAIQYKMVKNAQNEYVDIVAKYKIRADGATLNNGFGIVLNTVPANIQSVTGCIKAGTAITLDAKGYESGHANETVIIPFDAVNTILGGGMLNTIRGGATVVTEIQTITINFSSPQASIGSAPFNPFIFINQERGKEVHLKDQKPTEFVTSSYFGTFDDASVPSQNKYYCTATGLPWAIEIPVDFAYPVEMVDILQTYLHFAEWAQSGGTLYPDWYLNNQGYRNTTNIY